In one window of Musa acuminata AAA Group cultivar baxijiao chromosome BXJ3-2, Cavendish_Baxijiao_AAA, whole genome shotgun sequence DNA:
- the LOC135630818 gene encoding flavanone 3-dioxygenase 2-like isoform X2 yields the protein MADQLLSTVSHHSSLPDTYVRPESQRPRLHEVVRDANIPTIDLGSPDVSRIIAQVGDACRSFGFFQVVNHGVPVELMLAMMAVASEFFGLPPEEKAKHYSDDPTKKMRLSTSFNIRKETVRNWRDYLRLHCYPLEEFVPGWPSNPASFKEVVSGYCREVRQLGLRLLGLISLSLGLEEDYMVKVLGEQEQHMAVNYYPKCPEPELTYGLQAHTDPNALTILLQDPKVAGLQVLKNGKWIAVNPQPDAYVINIGDQLQALSNGRYRSVCHRAVVNSDTDRMSVASFLCPCNSAVISTPEKLVVDGSPAIYRSYTYEEYYNKFWSRNLDDEHCLELFKSQR from the exons ATGGCAGACCAACTTCTTTCCACTGTCAGCCACCACAGCTCCCTCCCCGACACCTACGTCAGGCCGGAGTCGCAAAGGCCACGCCTCCACGAAGTCGTCCGCGACGCCAACATCCCCACCATCGACCTAGGCTCACCAGACGTGTCCCGGATCATAGCCCAAGTCGGCGACGCCTGCAGGTCTTTCGGCTTCTTTCAG GTAGTGAACCATGGAGTGCCGGTCGAGCTGATGCTGGCGATGATGGCAGTGGCTTCGGAGTTCTTCGGCCTCCCTCCCGAAGAGAAAGCGAAGCACTACTCCGATGACCCCACGAAGAAAATGAGGCTGTCGACGAGCTTCAACATCCGGAAAGAGACGGTCCGCAACTGGAGAGACTATCTACGGCTCCATTGCTATCCGCTCGAGGAATTCGTGCCTGGTTGGCCGTCCAATCCCGCTTCATTTAA GGAAGTGGTCAGCGGTTACTGCAGGGAAGTCCGTCAACTAGGGCTTAGACTCCTCGGGTTGATATCGCTCAGCCTAGGGTTGGAGGAGGACTACATGGTGAAGGTGCTCGGTGAGCAAGAGCAGCATATGGCTGTAAACTACTACCCGAAGTGCCCGGAACCCGAGCTAACGTACGGCTTGCAGGCGCACACCGACCCAAACGCCCTCACGATCCTTCTCCAGGACCCCAAGGTGGCTGGCCTGCAGGTTCTCAAGAACGGCAAGTGGATCGCTGTCAATCCGCAACCCGATGCCTATGTCATCAACATCGGCGACCAGCTACAG GCATTGAGCAATGGAAGATACAGGAGCGTTTGTCATCGGGCTGTCGTGAACTCGGACACGGATAGGATGTCGGTGGCGTCGTTCCTTTGCCCCTGCAACAGCGCGGTCATCAGCACCCCCGAGAAGCTGGTCGTCGATGGTTCTCCCGCCATATACAGGAGCTACACGTACGAAGAGTACTACAACAAGTTCTGGAGCAGAAACCTGGATGACGAGCACTGTTTGGAGCTCTTCAAGAGCCAGCGATGA
- the MADS2 gene encoding MADS-box transcription factor 6 has protein sequence MGRGRVELKRIENKINRQVTFSKRRNGLLKKAYELSVLCDAEVALIIFSSRGKLYEFGSVGMSKTLERYQHWCYASQDPNVVNRDNAQNWCQEMSKLKAKFESLQRSQRHLLGEDLGPLSVKELQQLERQLESALSQARQRKSQLILEQMEELRKKERHLGEINKQLRDQIEVEGATLKAFQGSWCSDAMIGSNAFAAQPSHSAGMDREPMLRIGYHQFVPADAAIPRNPIGENNFMLEWVP, from the exons ATGGGGAGGGGACGAGTTGAGCTGAAGAGGATCGAGAACAAGATCAACCGGCAGGTGACCTTCTCCAAGAGGAGGAATGGGCTGCTCAAGAAGGCGTACGAGTTGTCCGTCCTCTGCGACGCCGAGGTCGCGCTCATCATCTTCTCCAGCCGTGGCAAGCTCTACGAGTTCGGCAGCGTTGG AATGAGCAAAACATTGGAGCGATATCAACATTGGTGTTATGCATCCCAAGATCCTAATGTCGTTAATCGCGACAATGCTCAG AACTGGTGCCAAGAAATGTCCAAGTTGAAGGCAAAGTTCGAGTCCCTCCAACGCTCCCAGAG GCATTTGCTGGGGGAAGACCTTGGTCCTCTGAGTGTGAAAGAACTGCAACAATTGGAAAGACAACTCGAGTCTGCACTCTCACAGGCCAGGCAAAGAAAG AGTCAGTTGATCCTGGAGCAGatggaagaacttcgtaagaaa GAGCGCCATCTTGGGGAGATAAACAAGCAGCTTAGAGACCAG ATTGAGGTAGAAGGTGCCACCTTGAAAGCCTTTCAGGGCTCATGGTGTTCAGATGCAATGATAGGAAGCAATGCATTTGCTGCACAGCCATCACACTCCGCCGGCATGGACCGCGAACCGATGCTTCGTATAGG GTATCACCAGTTTGTTCCTGCTGATGCTGCGATTCCCAGGAACCCAATTGGGGAGAACAATTTCATGCTGGAATGGGTTCCCTGA
- the LOC135630818 gene encoding flavanone 3-dioxygenase 2-like isoform X3, with protein MADQLLSTVSHHSSLPDTYVRPESQRPRLHEVVRDANIPTIDLGSPDVSRIIAQVGDACRSFGFFQVVNHGVPVELMLAMMAVASEFFGLPPEEKAKHYSDDPTKKMRLSTSFNIRKETVRNWRDYLRLHCYPLEEFVPGWPSNPASFKEVVSGYCREVRQLGLRLLGLISLSLGLEEDYMVKVLGAHRPKRPHDPSPGPQGGWPAGSQERQVDRCQSATRCLCHQHRRPATGRNHERRHPSEIFCSDMPFRPTKICHGHLEVADEVKRCHPIASVPVDFLSSCSYPLWKS; from the exons ATGGCAGACCAACTTCTTTCCACTGTCAGCCACCACAGCTCCCTCCCCGACACCTACGTCAGGCCGGAGTCGCAAAGGCCACGCCTCCACGAAGTCGTCCGCGACGCCAACATCCCCACCATCGACCTAGGCTCACCAGACGTGTCCCGGATCATAGCCCAAGTCGGCGACGCCTGCAGGTCTTTCGGCTTCTTTCAG GTAGTGAACCATGGAGTGCCGGTCGAGCTGATGCTGGCGATGATGGCAGTGGCTTCGGAGTTCTTCGGCCTCCCTCCCGAAGAGAAAGCGAAGCACTACTCCGATGACCCCACGAAGAAAATGAGGCTGTCGACGAGCTTCAACATCCGGAAAGAGACGGTCCGCAACTGGAGAGACTATCTACGGCTCCATTGCTATCCGCTCGAGGAATTCGTGCCTGGTTGGCCGTCCAATCCCGCTTCATTTAA GGAAGTGGTCAGCGGTTACTGCAGGGAAGTCCGTCAACTAGGGCTTAGACTCCTCGGGTTGATATCGCTCAGCCTAGGGTTGGAGGAGGACTACATGGTGAAGGTGCTCG GCGCACACCGACCCAAACGCCCTCACGATCCTTCTCCAGGACCCCAAGGTGGCTGGCCTGCAGGTTCTCAAGAACGGCAAGTGGATCGCTGTCAATCCGCAACCCGATGCCTATGTCATCAACATCGGCGACCAGCTACAG GCAGAAATCATGAACGACGCCATCCAAGCGAAATCTTTTGCTCCGATATGCCTTTTCGTCCCACCAAAATTTGTCACGGTCATTTGGAGGTTGCAGATGAAGTCAAACGATGCCATCCTATCGCCTCGGTTCCTGTGGACTTCTTATCATCTTGCTCTTATCCTCTCTGGAAAAGTTGA
- the LOC135630818 gene encoding flavanone 3-dioxygenase 2-like isoform X1 → MADQLLSTVSHHSSLPDTYVRPESQRPRLHEVVRDANIPTIDLGSPDVSRIIAQVGDACRSFGFFQVVNHGVPVELMLAMMAVASEFFGLPPEEKAKHYSDDPTKKMRLSTSFNIRKETVRNWRDYLRLHCYPLEEFVPGWPSNPASFKEVVSGYCREVRQLGLRLLGLISLSLGLEEDYMVKVLGEQEQHMAVNYYPKCPEPELTYGLQAHTDPNALTILLQDPKVAGLQVLKNGKWIAVNPQPDAYVINIGDQLQAEIMNDAIQAKSFAPICLFVPPKFVTVIWRLQMKSNDAILSPRFLWTSYHLALILSGKVEQKKLYCSIAPLSTAHDPKIDSISRELSFYF, encoded by the exons ATGGCAGACCAACTTCTTTCCACTGTCAGCCACCACAGCTCCCTCCCCGACACCTACGTCAGGCCGGAGTCGCAAAGGCCACGCCTCCACGAAGTCGTCCGCGACGCCAACATCCCCACCATCGACCTAGGCTCACCAGACGTGTCCCGGATCATAGCCCAAGTCGGCGACGCCTGCAGGTCTTTCGGCTTCTTTCAG GTAGTGAACCATGGAGTGCCGGTCGAGCTGATGCTGGCGATGATGGCAGTGGCTTCGGAGTTCTTCGGCCTCCCTCCCGAAGAGAAAGCGAAGCACTACTCCGATGACCCCACGAAGAAAATGAGGCTGTCGACGAGCTTCAACATCCGGAAAGAGACGGTCCGCAACTGGAGAGACTATCTACGGCTCCATTGCTATCCGCTCGAGGAATTCGTGCCTGGTTGGCCGTCCAATCCCGCTTCATTTAA GGAAGTGGTCAGCGGTTACTGCAGGGAAGTCCGTCAACTAGGGCTTAGACTCCTCGGGTTGATATCGCTCAGCCTAGGGTTGGAGGAGGACTACATGGTGAAGGTGCTCGGTGAGCAAGAGCAGCATATGGCTGTAAACTACTACCCGAAGTGCCCGGAACCCGAGCTAACGTACGGCTTGCAGGCGCACACCGACCCAAACGCCCTCACGATCCTTCTCCAGGACCCCAAGGTGGCTGGCCTGCAGGTTCTCAAGAACGGCAAGTGGATCGCTGTCAATCCGCAACCCGATGCCTATGTCATCAACATCGGCGACCAGCTACAG GCAGAAATCATGAACGACGCCATCCAAGCGAAATCTTTTGCTCCGATATGCCTTTTCGTCCCACCAAAATTTGTCACGGTCATTTGGAGGTTGCAGATGAAGTCAAACGATGCCATCCTATCGCCTCGGTTCCTGTGGACTTCTTATCATCTTGCTCTTATCCTCTCTGGAAAAGTTGAACAGAAAAAGTTGTACTGTTCCATTGCTCCTCTTTCAACAGCTCACGATCCAAAAATCGATTCCATCTCCCGTGAATTATCATTCTATTTCTAG
- the LOC135631475 gene encoding B3 domain-containing protein Os02g0683500-like, whose protein sequence is MEFTHGIRDRLSTTDRREEQVEVSTHLPFIPSYPLPSSSSTAFRWHDDSSGAGDCASTEKEHMFYKVVTPSDVGKLNRLVIPKQHAEKYFPLDTSANEKGLLLSFEDRTGKPWRFRYSYWSSSQSYVMTKGWSRFVKEKGLQAGDTISFGRGVGDAGRHRLFIDWKRRPENRDPPRIPLPELSFARSAGPWSGRLLVPPEAGCGHTWQGHMYPAASLGTGGGQCLYYSLPAARPPQMEVQHAGRSGFPMVLGSPLPLVRNQPAVKRVRLFGVTLDCPESGGGVNYDGHSHSVRVPQLHPGAALPLLQSPGTAGESTPSGSSSVYKKQHSQPDL, encoded by the coding sequence ATGGAATTCACGCATGGAATAAGAGATAGGCTTTCGACCACTGATCGGCGAGAAGAGCAAGTCGAGGTCTCCACACACCTCCCTTTCATCCCTTCCTATCCTTTGCCGTCATCCTCGTCGACCGCTTTCCGGTGGCATGATGATTCTTCGGGCGCCGGCGATTGTGCTTCTACGGAGAAGGAGCACATGTTCTACAAGGTCGTGACGCCCAGCGACGTCGGCAAGCTGAACCGGCTGGTGATCCCGAAGCAGCACGCGGAGAAGTACTTCCCGCTGGACACGTCGGCTAACGAGAAAGGGCTGCTGCTGAGCTTCGAGGACCGGACGGGGAAGCCGTGGCGCTTCCGCTACTCCTACTGGAGCAGCAGCCAGAGCTACGTCATGACCAAGGGCTGGAGTCGCTTCGTCAAGGAGAAGGGCCTCCAAGCCGGGGACACCATCTCCTTCGGCCGTGGCGTCGGCGATGCGGGACGCCACCGCCTTTTCATCGACTGGAAACGACGACCTGAGAACCGCGACCCACCCCGGATTCCACTTCCTGAGCTATCCTTTGCGAGATCGGCCGGGCCATGGAGCGGCCGGCTCCTCGTCCCACCGGAGGCCGGGTGCGGCCACACCTGGCAGGGCCACATGTACCCTGCCGCGAGCTTGGGTACGGGCGGCGGGCAGTGTCTGTACTACAGTTTGCCGGCGGCTAGGCCACCGCAGATGGAGGTGCAACACGCAGGCCGCAGTGGATTCCCCATGGTTCTCGGATCGCCATTGCCCCTCGTTCGCAACCAGCCGGCCGTCAAGCGAGTTCGGCTCTTCGGCGTGACTCTGGATTGCCCCGAATCCGGAGGCGGTGTCAATTACGACGGCCACAGTCACTCCGTCCGCGTGCCGCAGTTGCATCCTGGGGCTGCGCTTCCGCTCCTCCAATCTCCGGGTACGGCCGGCGAGTCAACGCCGTCAGGCTCATCATCGGTGTACAAGAAACAACACTCACAACCGGATCTTTAA